The Nostoc sp. 'Peltigera membranacea cyanobiont' N6 genome contains the following window.
TATGATTTAGTTATCGCCTCCCCAAGTTTAGAAACTGGGGTATCCATCGACATTCGAGGACATTTTGATGGTGTTTGGGGGATTTTTCAGGGAGTGCAGCCGGTTAACTCCGTGCGTCAGATGTTGGCAAGGGTTAGGGAAACTGTTGATCGTCACATTTGGGTCAGAGAATGGGGGATGTCGGTTGTGGGCAATGGTTCCACTTCTATAGGGGGTTTGTTGAGAAGTCAACACGTCGCAACACAAGCGAACATTGCGCTGTTGTCGGCGGCGGACAATGACGATTACAGCTTTGTTGACCAGAATTTTCAGCCCGAATCTTTGCAGACTTGGGGTAAACGTGGTTCCGTGATTAATGTAGAAATGCGGCGTTATCGAGAGTCCGTGCTTGCGGGGTTGGTCGAGGATGGTTACATCATTATTGATGCAGCCGATATTGATGATGATGAAAGTGGGGCAGTAATCGAGTCGGTTAAGGCGGCATCTGTTGAATTGTATGCTGCTGAGTGTCAGGCGATCGCGGATTCCGATGAACTCTCGCAGACTGAACTCAAGAAGCTGCAAGACAAACGAGCGAAAACCAAAACCGAAAGACATCAGCAGCGCAAGGCGGAATTGTCTCGTCGCTACGAAATTGACGTAACCCCTGAGCTTGTCGAGAAAGATGACGACGGGTGGTATCCTCAACTGCGGATGCACTACTATTTGACACTGGGGCGGGAATTTCTGACCAATCGTGATGCTAAACGGGCTAAGGCGCAATTAGAAGCTGGGGAGAATTCAGTTTGGAAACCAGATTTTAACAAGGGGCAAATGTTGCCGGCTGTACTGTTGTTAGAAGAACTGAATCTGTTGCAGTTGCTCACGCCTGGGGAGCAGTTGCGTGGCAGCGACGAGAAGATGCTGAAGTTAAAAGCCCTAGCTGTAACGCATCGGCACGTTATCAAGAATTACTTGAATGTTAGTATCTCGGAAAAACACACACCGATTGCGATCGCTCAGAAGTTACTTGCCAAGATTGATTTGAAGTTGAATTATGTTGGTCGCTTGGGTAAGCGTGAAAATCGAGAGTGCGTTTACCGGTTTGTTGCGCCTGATGATCAGCGTGATTCAATTTTTGGACAGTGGTTAAAGCGGGATGAACTGTTTCTTAGTGAGTCGGTGTCAGTCACTAATAATAAAGAGTTCCCAACACCAGGTATTGACACGGAATCTCTTGACATTCCCCAAACATTAGATGAGGCTGTTCAGGGATGGAAGGGGCTGAAGCTGAAAACGCGCCAAGGACTGGACAGCGTTGGTAAGTTCTACCAACAGTTAGTCTCTCAAGTAGGCGAGGCTGTTGGAATTGCTGATGGTGAGCCTTACTGGAATGGGTATTTGGGGCAGTGGCAGGTTTGGGTTAACTTTGGGAGCGACTGTAGGTCTGTGGTGTGCGATTGGCTGGTGAGTGTGTAGGTCAGAGTAGTACACTATTTCATCAAAACCGTTACTGTAAGTCGGTTATGCAAGAAGTTTCCCAGCTTGGAGCAAATAATCTCTATTGCCAAGCCATTGAAAAGAACAATTGTCTGTTCGTTATCTTCTGAGTCGCTTAAATTAACGGAAGCAAGGTTTGTTTTAACCCAAGATTGAACCTGAACCAACTTCCCACTGATGTTTGAGCAATTCCTGGTAAGTCTTTTCCCTTATCATCATCTGCTTATACAGCATCTGCAAAAACTCTTGAGCTTGTTCACGGGACATCTGCTCCACTTGATCCGCGAAAGTTCTAAGGCTAAATTCTTGTTCTAAAGATAATTCAATGGGTTGGTTCATAGCTTTTATTTGAGTTTGCTAAGTTAAGCAAATATTGTTTTATATAAATAAATGTTACGATAGCTTTACAAAAGATGAAGGGGTGTAAACCGTACCGACGTAGGTTAGAAATGCCGTATCTGCTGCTGAAAACCTTGATATCAATCCATTGTGGCAATCCAAGTAAAAACTTAAGTTCTGTTGAGCGCTCAAGACTTTAGCCGGATTTCTCACCACACCTCTCAAAGCCTGTGCTTGTGCAGGGGAGCAGGGGAGAGTTCAATGTGCCTTGTTCAATCCCCTCTGCTCTATCAAACGCCTGAAGCTTGTGATAAATGCGGGTTTAGCGGGTCTGTTCAGCGCCAACGTCGAAGCGATCAAGCATCATCACCTTGTCCCAGGCTGCGACGAAGTCCTTGACCATCCTCTCGTGACCGTCATCAGCGCCATAGACTTCAGCAATCTGACGCAGTTCCGCGTTCGAGCCGAAGATGAGATCGCAGCGGGTTGCGGTGAACTTCGCTGCACCGGTTTCGCGATCGCAGATGTCAAAAAGCATCTCGCGATTGTCAACAGGCTTCCACTCGTAGTCCATACTGGTCAGGACACGGAAAAAGTCATTGGTCAAGACGCCCGGACGGTCAGTGAAGCTACCGTGCTTTGAATGATCCCAATTCTGATCGAGCGCGCGAAGTCCGCCGACAATAACCGTCCATTCAGGCGCGGTCAGCGTGAGGAGCTGCGCTCGATCCAGGAAGATCCGCTCCGGCTTCACCTTGTAGCCAACAGCCTCATTGTGATAGTTTCTGAAACCATCCGAAGGGCCACCAGTCCTTTGAATCGGTCAGCAGTGCTTTGATATCGCTCTTCAACTGTTCAAAGTCAAGCTTCGCGAAGGCTCCTTTGTAATCGAAATCTCGCAGTGGGTTAGCTTGGGGCAAATTTTGGTGAAGCAGTTCGACCTGAAGTCGGTTCGGCCACCAATCATCGACTTGCGGCTTGGAGCCGAGCGCTCCGCCAATGCGGGTTCCCCGGAAGGGGCATTGTGCAGGAGGGGTGGCAGGGTTGTTGTTCATGGGGCTATTATTCATTCAGTTCAATCCTTCATCATTAAATTCAATTCTCTCTAACAGTTTATGTTAGTCAAGCTGTGTTGAGCGCCGCCACAAGTGGCGGTTTGAACGGCAAGTTCCTTCATCGCTAAAGTTCTTGCAAGTATAGCTAAGTTATCTGCAATACCCGAAAAATTCTTAGAGGACGACCTTGAAGCCGCACAACTTCATAGTCAAGAATGCCTCTATCCGTACATTAAAAAGAAAAAGTTACTTCACGAGACTAAAGTACATCAAACACCTTCTGGTTCTACTGCATCAGTGGAAGTTACGTTATCTGCGACACCCGAAAAATTCTTAGAGGACGACCTTG
Protein-coding sequences here:
- a CDS encoding NblA/ycf18 family protein, with translation MNQPIELSLEQEFSLRTFADQVEQMSREQAQEFLQMLYKQMMIREKTYQELLKHQWEVGSGSILG
- a CDS encoding peroxidase family protein, which codes for MKPERIFLDRAQLLTLTAPEWTVIVGGLRALDQNWDHSKHGSFTDRPGVLTNDFFRVLTSMDYEWKPVDNREMLFDICDRETGAAKFTATRCDLIFGSNAELRQIAEVYGADDGHERMVKDFVAAWDKVMMLDRFDVGAEQTR